A single window of Leptolyngbya ohadii IS1 DNA harbors:
- a CDS encoding ABC-ATPase domain-containing protein: MLTAQTLHQTLLRLDQQSYKAYQQIRGTYQFPGFTLTIDHVQGDPFAAPSRVSVRIPQPEAKFPAELYQSPSREIALRDYLNREFDRQSAQLREKRGSGKSGLIAIVPPKQAVLERSSVWINAQQVEVRFMVGLPARGRTILGRQAAELLCQDVPEIVRRSLFFAALNAKAVQTHVEVVEDADWLRSQLELNGLVAFIPDGAILPRQSGVNDQPMSSISARTPSRNPSTEQAIPFQSPDSLRVTFDRPNQGKITGMGIPKGVTLIVGGGYHGKSTLLKAISLGIYSHIPGDGREQLVTNATAMKIRAEDGRSIAGVDISPFINHLPQGRSTTQFSTENASGSTSQAANIIEALEAGAKVLLVDEDTSATNFMIRDRRMQALIAKNKEPITPFVDKIRQLYQDYGVSTILVMGGSGDYFEVADTVIAMVDFQPQNVTQQAKEIAAAYQTDRTAEGGEKFGSITLRTPIAQRLDSPQRSWQRDFRDSSSRDSQEYEREERSPKLKVRDVDELVFGGESIDLSAIEQLVEVGQIRAVGAAIAYIQQHYLDGKRSLSDILEDVMRDIRNGSLDALTPYPQGDLTVFRSIELAAAINRLRTLKVASHA; encoded by the coding sequence ATGTTGACTGCCCAGACCCTTCACCAAACCCTGCTGCGTCTTGATCAGCAGAGCTACAAGGCATATCAGCAGATTCGAGGGACGTATCAGTTTCCCGGCTTTACGCTAACGATCGACCATGTGCAGGGTGATCCGTTTGCTGCTCCCAGTCGGGTAAGCGTGCGTATTCCTCAGCCTGAAGCCAAGTTTCCGGCGGAGTTGTATCAATCGCCCAGCCGCGAGATTGCCCTGCGGGATTACCTGAACCGCGAGTTCGATCGGCAGTCTGCCCAGCTCCGGGAAAAGCGAGGCAGCGGCAAAAGTGGACTGATTGCGATCGTGCCTCCCAAGCAGGCAGTGCTGGAACGATCGTCGGTTTGGATTAATGCTCAGCAGGTGGAAGTGCGCTTTATGGTGGGTCTGCCAGCGAGGGGACGGACGATTCTGGGGCGGCAGGCAGCGGAATTACTGTGTCAGGATGTGCCGGAAATTGTGCGGCGATCGCTCTTTTTTGCTGCACTTAACGCGAAAGCAGTGCAAACCCACGTTGAAGTAGTCGAGGATGCGGACTGGCTGCGCTCTCAGCTAGAGCTAAACGGACTGGTGGCGTTTATTCCTGATGGTGCAATTTTGCCGCGTCAGAGTGGCGTGAACGATCAGCCGATGTCTTCGATTTCCGCTCGTACTCCCTCCCGTAATCCCTCAACAGAACAGGCAATTCCTTTTCAATCACCGGATTCCCTGCGCGTGACGTTCGATCGCCCTAACCAGGGCAAGATCACCGGAATGGGCATTCCCAAGGGCGTGACGCTGATTGTGGGTGGTGGCTATCACGGTAAATCAACCCTGCTCAAAGCCATTTCCCTCGGAATCTACAGCCACATCCCCGGAGACGGGCGGGAACAGCTTGTCACGAATGCCACTGCAATGAAGATTCGAGCCGAGGACGGACGCAGTATTGCAGGCGTCGATATTTCCCCGTTTATCAACCATCTACCCCAGGGGCGGTCAACTACCCAGTTCTCCACCGAAAATGCCAGCGGCAGCACCTCCCAGGCGGCAAACATCATAGAAGCACTGGAGGCAGGCGCAAAGGTTCTGCTAGTGGACGAAGACACTTCTGCAACGAATTTTATGATTCGCGATCGCCGAATGCAGGCACTCATCGCCAAAAACAAGGAGCCAATTACGCCCTTTGTGGACAAAATTCGCCAGCTTTATCAAGACTACGGTGTGTCAACCATTCTCGTAATGGGCGGCAGCGGAGACTACTTTGAGGTCGCGGATACCGTGATTGCAATGGTCGATTTTCAGCCCCAGAACGTGACCCAGCAGGCAAAGGAAATTGCTGCCGCTTACCAAACCGATCGCACGGCAGAGGGGGGCGAAAAATTCGGCTCCATTACGCTCAGAACACCCATTGCCCAACGGCTGGATTCTCCCCAACGCAGCTGGCAGCGTGACTTTCGTGATTCTAGCTCCCGCGATTCTCAGGAATATGAACGAGAAGAACGCTCACCCAAGCTCAAAGTCCGGGATGTGGATGAATTGGTGTTTGGCGGCGAATCGATCGATTTATCTGCGATCGAACAACTGGTCGAAGTCGGGCAAATTCGGGCGGTCGGGGCTGCTATTGCTTATATTCAGCAGCATTACCTGGACGGAAAGCGATCGCTCTCTGACATTCTTGAAGATGTCATGCGTGATATCAGAAATGGTTCACTGGATGCTTTGACGCCTTACCCCCAAGGAGATCTGACGGTGTTTCGATCGATCGAGCTGGCTGCCGCCATTAACCGACTTCGTACCCTGAAAGTAGCCAGTCATGCATAA
- the bioD gene encoding dethiobiotin synthase, whose product MLNALLIAGSDFGVGKTVLISALTAYWQRYCNNRSLGVIKPIDCGGNHAEQFQSFSLNQSAEQTNPIRFESNLPAPIAALRENQKIELEKIWRSFESLSQQKEFVLLEGLGGLGSPMTAEMTVADLAWDWRIPIVLVVPVQPGSIAQAVANTALATQARIHLKGIVLNCVQPCRPQEIDDWASPDLLQSLTQKPILGCIPYLSDPSDASKLAQVASQLHVERLLPLS is encoded by the coding sequence GTGTTAAACGCACTCTTAATTGCAGGCTCCGATTTTGGGGTCGGAAAGACCGTTCTGATTTCAGCCCTGACTGCCTACTGGCAGCGCTATTGCAACAATCGATCGCTAGGCGTGATCAAGCCGATCGACTGTGGCGGCAACCATGCAGAACAGTTCCAATCCTTTTCGCTGAACCAATCCGCCGAGCAAACGAATCCAATCCGGTTTGAGTCGAATCTGCCTGCCCCGATCGCTGCCCTGCGGGAAAACCAAAAAATTGAGCTAGAGAAAATCTGGCGATCGTTTGAATCCCTCAGCCAGCAAAAGGAGTTTGTGCTGCTGGAGGGCTTGGGCGGACTGGGATCACCCATGACGGCAGAAATGACGGTGGCGGATCTGGCATGGGATTGGCGAATTCCGATCGTGCTCGTGGTGCCCGTACAGCCTGGGTCGATCGCGCAGGCAGTCGCAAATACGGCGCTGGCAACTCAGGCGCGAATTCATCTCAAAGGAATTGTGTTGAACTGTGTGCAGCCCTGTCGCCCTCAAGAAATCGATGATTGGGCATCCCCAGATTTGCTGCAATCCCTGACCCAGAAGCCCATTCTGGGGTGTATTCCCTACCTGAGCGACCCATCTGACGCCAGTAAATTGGCTCAGGTTGCTTCCCAGCTCCACGTCGAGCGGCTACTGCCCCTAAGCTAG
- a CDS encoding aldo/keto reductase, which translates to MKYNSLGESDLRVSEICLGTMTFGRQNTIEEAHQQLDYAIAQGVNFIDTAEMYPVPAQAETYGFTESYVGEWLRHQQRDRFIIATKIAGPGRGMKWIRDGAKAINRANIRQAVDASLSRLQTDYIDLYQIHWSDRYVPLFGQTQFDPAKDRETETIAEQLIGFAEMIQAGKIRYLGLSNETPWGITKFCQVAEQLGLPKIVSVQNAYNLLNRVFDWTWAEACYREKVSLLAYSPLAFGCLTGKYLHHPPEQARLLQFPGFGQRYLKPNVPDAVAAYVEIAKQHGMTPAQMAIAFVRSRWFVSSAIVGATSIDQLKENFSNLEVRLSEEVLAEIESVHLRYPNPAP; encoded by the coding sequence ATGAAATACAACTCCCTTGGTGAGAGCGATTTGCGTGTCTCGGAAATCTGCCTGGGCACCATGACCTTTGGGCGACAAAATACGATCGAGGAGGCGCACCAGCAGCTTGACTATGCGATCGCCCAGGGAGTGAACTTTATTGATACGGCGGAGATGTATCCCGTCCCGGCGCAGGCAGAAACCTACGGATTTACAGAGTCTTACGTTGGGGAGTGGCTGAGGCACCAGCAGCGCGATCGATTCATTATTGCAACCAAAATTGCAGGTCCGGGGCGCGGCATGAAATGGATTCGGGACGGTGCCAAGGCAATTAATCGTGCCAATATTCGGCAAGCCGTAGATGCCAGCCTCAGCCGACTGCAAACCGATTATATTGACCTGTATCAGATCCACTGGTCTGATCGCTATGTGCCGCTGTTTGGGCAAACCCAATTCGATCCTGCAAAAGATCGAGAGACTGAGACGATCGCTGAGCAATTAATCGGTTTTGCAGAAATGATCCAGGCGGGAAAAATCCGCTATCTGGGCTTGAGTAATGAAACCCCCTGGGGCATCACGAAATTTTGTCAGGTGGCGGAGCAGCTCGGACTGCCTAAAATCGTTTCTGTCCAGAACGCCTACAATCTGCTGAATCGCGTGTTTGACTGGACATGGGCAGAAGCTTGCTACCGGGAGAAGGTGAGCTTGCTGGCATACAGTCCGCTCGCCTTTGGCTGCTTAACAGGAAAATATTTGCACCACCCACCAGAGCAGGCGCGGCTCTTGCAGTTCCCTGGATTTGGGCAGCGATATCTGAAACCCAACGTCCCGGATGCTGTTGCTGCCTACGTCGAGATTGCCAAACAGCATGGAATGACTCCGGCGCAAATGGCGATCGCGTTTGTCAGAAGCCGCTGGTTTGTCAGCAGTGCGATCGTGGGAGCAACGTCGATCGATCAGCTCAAGGAGAATTTCAGCAATTTAGAGGTTCGCCTGTCAGAGGAAGTGCTGGCAGAGATTGAGTCTGTTCATTTGCGCTATCCGAATCCTGCGCCTTGA
- a CDS encoding CoA-acylating methylmalonate-semialdehyde dehydrogenase — translation MSELITELPILPNYINGQWCDSAATEFVHVVNPATGDRLAKVPLSPASEVDRAAQVAQEAFQSWRRTPAPQRIQYLFKLKNLMEEQFEELSRTITIECGKTLDESRGELRRAIENVETACGIPMMMQGTNFEDIASGIDEFMFRQPLGVAAVIAPFNFPGMIPFWFLPYAIACGNTYIVKPSEKVPLTMQKVFFLIDQLGLPPGVVNLVNGAKEAVDAILDHPLIRAISFVGSSGVARYVYSRATANGKRVQCQGGAKNPIIVLPDADMDMTTRITADSAFGCAGQRCLAASIAITIGEARRTYTESIAAAAESRIVGNGLDKGVQMGPVISTESRQRIEQLIGQGEAEGAKMVIDGRSPQISGYEQGNFVRPTILQDVNPNSTIAKTEIFGPVLSLIHVETIDDAIQLVNRGQYGNMACLFTNSGAAARKFRYEAEAGNIGINIGVAAPMAFFPFSGWKESFFGDLHGQGQHAIEFFTQTKVVVERWFKDWSRQF, via the coding sequence ATGTCTGAACTTATAACTGAACTGCCCATTTTGCCGAATTACATTAACGGTCAGTGGTGCGACTCTGCTGCCACTGAGTTTGTCCATGTTGTGAACCCGGCAACGGGCGATCGTCTGGCAAAGGTGCCGCTGTCTCCGGCAAGCGAAGTCGATCGGGCGGCACAGGTGGCTCAGGAAGCGTTTCAGTCCTGGCGGCGGACTCCGGCTCCTCAGCGAATTCAGTATTTGTTTAAGCTGAAGAATTTGATGGAGGAGCAGTTCGAGGAACTGTCACGCACGATCACGATCGAATGCGGCAAAACCCTGGACGAATCGCGGGGGGAACTGCGGCGGGCGATCGAAAATGTGGAGACAGCTTGTGGCATTCCAATGATGATGCAGGGGACGAACTTTGAGGATATTGCGTCCGGTATCGATGAGTTTATGTTTCGGCAACCGTTGGGCGTGGCGGCGGTGATTGCGCCGTTTAACTTTCCGGGAATGATTCCCTTTTGGTTTTTGCCCTATGCGATCGCCTGTGGCAATACCTATATTGTGAAGCCCTCGGAAAAAGTGCCGCTGACGATGCAGAAGGTTTTCTTTTTAATCGATCAGCTTGGACTGCCGCCCGGCGTGGTGAATCTGGTGAACGGGGCGAAGGAAGCGGTAGACGCAATTCTGGATCATCCGCTGATTCGGGCAATTAGCTTTGTCGGGTCGAGCGGCGTGGCAAGGTATGTCTACAGTCGGGCGACAGCAAACGGGAAGCGGGTACAGTGTCAGGGCGGTGCGAAGAATCCGATTATTGTGCTGCCGGATGCGGATATGGACATGACTACCCGAATTACGGCGGATAGTGCCTTTGGCTGTGCCGGGCAGCGGTGTTTGGCAGCGTCGATCGCTATTACGATCGGGGAAGCCCGCCGAACCTACACAGAATCGATCGCAGCGGCGGCAGAATCACGAATTGTTGGCAACGGGCTGGACAAAGGGGTGCAAATGGGTCCGGTGATCAGTACGGAAAGTCGGCAGCGGATCGAGCAGCTAATCGGACAGGGTGAGGCAGAAGGCGCGAAGATGGTGATTGACGGTCGATCGCCTCAGATTAGCGGATACGAGCAGGGGAACTTTGTACGTCCCACAATTTTGCAGGATGTAAACCCTAACAGCACGATCGCCAAAACTGAGATCTTTGGTCCGGTACTGAGTCTAATTCATGTGGAAACGATCGACGATGCCATTCAGCTGGTGAATCGCGGACAGTATGGCAATATGGCTTGTCTGTTTACCAATAGCGGCGCGGCTGCCCGAAAGTTCCGCTACGAGGCGGAGGCAGGCAACATTGGAATTAATATTGGCGTGGCGGCTCCCATGGCTTTTTTCCCGTTTAGCGGCTGGAAGGAGAGCTTCTTTGGCGACTTGCACGGACAGGGACAGCACGCCATCGAGTTTTTTACCCAAACCAAGGTTGTGGTTGAACGCTGGTTTAAAGATTGGTCGCGGCAGTTCTAA
- the psbC gene encoding photosystem II reaction center protein CP43, with amino-acid sequence MVTLSNNSILLSGRDQESTGFAWWSGNARLINLSGKLLGAHVAHAGLIVFWAGAMTLFEVAHFVPEKPMYEQGLILLPHLATLGWGVGPGGEVINTFPYFVVGVLHLISSAVLGLGGIYHAVRGPETLEEYSSFFGYDWKDKNKMTTIIGIHLILLGCGAFLLVLKAMFFGGVYDTWAPGGGDVRVITNPTLNPAVIFGYLLKSPFGGDGWIVSVNNMEDIIGGHIWVGFICIAGGIWHILTKPFGWVRRAFIWSGEAYLSYSLGALSLMGFIASCMVWYNNTAYPSEFFGPTGPEASQAQALTFLIRDQRLGANVGSAQGPTGLGKYLMRSPTGEIIFGGETMRFWDFQGPWLEPLRGPNGLDLDKIKNDIQPWQARRAAEYMTHAPLGSLNSVGGVATEINSVNFVSPRAWLATSHFVLAFFFLVGHLWHAGRARAAAAGFEKGIDRENEPVLAMPDID; translated from the coding sequence GTGGTAACGCTCTCTAATAATTCAATCCTGCTGAGCGGACGCGACCAGGAATCGACTGGATTTGCCTGGTGGTCTGGTAATGCTCGCTTGATCAACCTTTCCGGTAAACTGCTGGGCGCACACGTTGCCCACGCGGGTCTGATTGTATTCTGGGCAGGTGCAATGACCCTGTTTGAGGTCGCTCACTTTGTCCCTGAGAAGCCGATGTACGAGCAGGGCTTGATCCTGCTGCCTCACCTGGCAACCCTGGGTTGGGGTGTTGGTCCCGGTGGTGAAGTGATCAATACTTTCCCCTACTTCGTGGTGGGTGTGCTTCACCTGATTTCCTCTGCGGTTCTGGGTCTGGGCGGTATCTATCACGCCGTTCGCGGTCCTGAAACCCTGGAAGAGTATTCGTCTTTCTTTGGCTATGACTGGAAAGACAAGAACAAGATGACCACCATCATCGGGATTCACCTGATCCTGCTGGGTTGCGGTGCATTCCTGCTGGTGCTGAAGGCAATGTTCTTCGGCGGTGTGTATGACACCTGGGCACCGGGCGGCGGTGACGTGCGCGTCATCACGAACCCGACCCTGAATCCTGCGGTGATCTTTGGCTACCTGCTCAAGTCTCCCTTTGGTGGTGACGGCTGGATCGTCAGCGTCAACAACATGGAGGACATCATTGGCGGTCACATCTGGGTTGGCTTTATCTGCATCGCCGGCGGTATCTGGCACATTCTGACCAAGCCCTTTGGCTGGGTGCGCCGTGCCTTCATCTGGTCGGGTGAAGCATACCTCTCCTACAGCCTCGGTGCGCTGTCCCTGATGGGCTTCATCGCCTCCTGTATGGTGTGGTACAACAACACCGCATACCCCAGTGAGTTCTTTGGTCCGACGGGTCCCGAAGCTTCTCAGGCTCAGGCTCTGACCTTCCTGATTCGTGACCAGCGACTGGGTGCAAACGTGGGTTCTGCTCAAGGTCCGACCGGTCTGGGTAAGTACCTGATGCGCTCCCCCACAGGTGAGATCATCTTCGGTGGTGAAACCATGCGTTTCTGGGACTTCCAGGGTCCGTGGCTGGAGCCGCTGCGTGGACCGAACGGTCTGGATCTGGACAAGATCAAGAACGACATTCAGCCCTGGCAAGCTCGTCGTGCTGCTGAGTACATGACTCACGCTCCTCTGGGTTCGCTGAACTCTGTGGGCGGTGTGGCAACGGAAATCAACTCCGTGAACTTTGTGTCGCCTCGCGCTTGGCTGGCTACCTCTCACTTCGTGCTGGCGTTCTTCTTTCTGGTCGGTCACCTGTGGCACGCGGGTCGCGCTCGTGCTGCTGCGGCTGGCTTCGAGAAGGGAATCGATCGCGAGAACGAGCCGGTATTGGCAATGCCCGATATCGACTAA
- the psbD gene encoding photosystem II D2 protein (photosystem q(a) protein) — protein sequence MTIAMGRAQAQRGWFDVLDDWLKRDRFVFIGWSGLLLFPCAFMALGGWLTGTTFVTSWYTHGIASSYLEGCNFLTVAVSTPPNSLGHSLLFLWGPEAQWDFARWCQLGGLWAFVALHGAFGLIGFMLRQFEIARLVGIRPYNALAFSGPIAVFVSVFLMYPLGQSSWFFAPSFGVAAIFRFLLFFQGFHNWTLNPFHMMGVAGILGGALLCAIHGATVENTLFEDGDGSNTFRAFNPTQSEETYSMVTANRFWSQIFGIAFSNKRWLHFFMLFVPVTGLWMSAVGVVGLALNLRAYDFVSQEIRAAEDPEFETFYTKNILLNEGIRAWMAPQDQPHEQFTFPEEVLPRGNAL from the coding sequence ATGACCATAGCAATGGGGCGTGCACAAGCCCAGCGAGGATGGTTCGACGTCCTTGATGACTGGCTCAAGCGCGACAGATTCGTTTTCATCGGCTGGTCGGGACTGCTGCTGTTCCCCTGTGCCTTCATGGCACTCGGCGGCTGGCTGACTGGTACGACCTTTGTGACCTCCTGGTACACCCACGGTATCGCTTCTTCTTATCTCGAAGGCTGCAACTTCCTTACTGTTGCCGTCTCCACTCCCCCCAACTCCCTCGGTCACTCCCTGCTGTTTCTGTGGGGACCTGAGGCACAGTGGGACTTCGCCCGCTGGTGTCAGCTGGGCGGTCTGTGGGCGTTCGTTGCCCTGCACGGTGCCTTCGGTCTGATCGGCTTCATGCTGCGTCAGTTCGAGATTGCCCGTCTGGTCGGCATCCGTCCCTACAACGCTCTCGCTTTCAGTGGTCCGATCGCGGTGTTCGTCAGCGTATTCCTGATGTACCCCTTGGGACAGTCTTCGTGGTTTTTTGCGCCTTCGTTTGGCGTAGCAGCAATCTTCCGCTTCTTGCTGTTCTTCCAGGGGTTCCACAACTGGACGTTGAACCCGTTCCACATGATGGGCGTGGCGGGCATCCTGGGTGGTGCTCTGCTGTGCGCGATTCACGGTGCGACGGTGGAGAACACGCTGTTTGAAGATGGCGATGGTTCCAACACGTTCCGCGCGTTCAACCCGACGCAGTCTGAAGAGACCTACTCGATGGTGACGGCAAACCGATTCTGGTCTCAGATTTTCGGGATTGCCTTCTCTAACAAGCGGTGGCTGCACTTCTTCATGCTGTTTGTGCCGGTGACGGGCTTGTGGATGAGTGCGGTTGGCGTGGTAGGACTGGCGCTGAACCTGCGGGCGTACGACTTCGTATCGCAGGAGATTCGGGCAGCAGAAGACCCCGAATTTGAGACGTTCTACACGAAGAACATTCTGCTGAACGAGGGTATCCGTGCTTGGATGGCTCCTCAGGATCAGCCTCACGAACAATTTACATTCCCCGAAGAGGTACTGCCCCGTGGTAACGCTCTCTAA
- a CDS encoding photosystem I assembly protein Ycf4, which produces MAATTASKNENNLILRQSVLGARRFSNYFWAAVCTMGGAGFLLSSLSSYTKINLLPFSDPTQLVFIPQGIAMGFYGVAALLLSTYLWLIVYWDVGGGYNEFDRQTGKATIFRSGFPGKNRRIELTYPLEDIQAIRVEIREGISPKRALYLRIKGKGDLPLTRVGQPLSLTELENQGAELARFLVVPLEGL; this is translated from the coding sequence ATGGCTGCAACAACCGCATCCAAAAATGAGAACAACTTGATTCTTCGCCAATCGGTTCTCGGCGCACGCCGCTTTAGCAACTATTTCTGGGCGGCAGTCTGCACGATGGGCGGAGCAGGGTTTTTGCTCTCAAGTCTGTCTAGCTACACAAAAATTAATCTGCTTCCTTTCTCTGACCCGACCCAGCTTGTCTTTATTCCCCAGGGAATCGCGATGGGCTTCTACGGAGTTGCTGCCCTGCTGCTGTCTACCTATCTGTGGCTCATCGTTTATTGGGATGTGGGCGGCGGATATAACGAATTCGATCGCCAGACGGGGAAAGCAACGATATTTCGATCGGGCTTTCCGGGAAAGAATCGCCGGATTGAGCTGACCTACCCACTGGAAGATATCCAGGCAATCCGGGTGGAAATTCGGGAAGGCATCAGTCCCAAGCGTGCCCTTTACCTGCGAATTAAGGGCAAAGGCGATCTGCCGCTGACCCGCGTTGGACAACCCCTGTCGCTGACAGAATTGGAAAACCAGGGCGCGGAACTGGCTCGTTTCCTCGTTGTACCCCTGGAAGGTCTCTAG
- a CDS encoding peptidylprolyl isomerase, which translates to MEIRFRRWFTACLLVSFMLLSSCAGQNQTQENTSSASPTPAETVTPAPTATNSLSPQFSKLPRLNGEATVEMVVKGSPITIRIDGANAPITAGNFVDLVNRQVYDGTAFHRVVREPQPFVVQGGDPQSKDPAFPVNRLGTGGYIDPATNQERAIPLEIKPAGADQPVYSKTFETAGITAKPALAHTRGAVAMARSALPDSASAQFYVALDDLTFLDGNYAVFGYVTSGMEVVDQIQQGDRITSAKVTAGLENLQAAN; encoded by the coding sequence ATGGAAATTCGATTTCGTCGCTGGTTTACTGCCTGCCTACTGGTCAGTTTTATGCTGCTGTCAAGCTGTGCAGGGCAGAATCAGACCCAGGAGAACACGTCGAGTGCTAGCCCGACGCCCGCGGAAACCGTCACACCTGCCCCAACTGCTACAAATTCCCTGAGTCCCCAATTCAGTAAGCTGCCTCGGCTTAACGGTGAGGCAACGGTGGAGATGGTGGTGAAAGGCTCGCCTATTACAATTCGCATTGATGGGGCAAATGCGCCCATTACCGCTGGCAATTTTGTGGATCTGGTGAATCGCCAGGTGTACGACGGCACGGCATTCCATCGAGTAGTACGGGAGCCTCAACCCTTTGTGGTGCAGGGCGGCGATCCTCAAAGTAAAGACCCAGCATTTCCTGTGAATCGGTTGGGCACAGGGGGGTACATTGACCCTGCTACAAATCAAGAGCGGGCAATTCCCCTTGAGATTAAGCCAGCAGGAGCCGATCAGCCCGTTTACAGCAAGACCTTTGAGACCGCTGGGATAACAGCAAAGCCTGCCCTAGCTCATACGCGAGGTGCGGTAGCGATGGCACGTTCTGCATTACCCGATTCGGCTTCGGCTCAGTTTTATGTTGCGCTGGACGACCTGACGTTTCTAGACGGCAATTATGCCGTTTTTGGTTACGTAACGAGCGGTATGGAAGTTGTCGATCAGATTCAGCAGGGCGATCGGATTACCTCAGCCAAAGTAACCGCTGGGTTAGAGAATTTGCAGGCTGCAAACTAG
- a CDS encoding NAD(P)H-quinone oxidoreductase subunit F: MTQFLAETAWLIPLYPIFGMLLSIIWFPSITRRTGPRPAGYVNAITTFLAFMHGVLALPVVLHQPPIHLTFPWLEVAGLNLTIPVEISALTVGAMVLITGLNFLAQIYGVGYLEMDWGWARFYSMLALFEAGMCALVLCDSLFFSYIILEILTLGTYLLIGFWFNQSLVVTGARDAFLTKRVGDLFLLMGVLAIFPLAGTWNFNELAVWAQTANVDPTIATLVGLALLAGPMGKCAQFPLHLWLDEAMEGPFPSTILRNSVVVATGAWIMIKLEPVLALSPVVLNAAIAIGAVSAIGGTLIAIGQIDIKRSFSYLVTAYMGVVFIAIGAQQTEAALLIVFTHALGMAAIVASCGSVVLNNITQDLTQLGGLWKKRPVTGLSFIAGATGLVALPPLGGFWAMLKLVDGLWQTSSWLVGLVLVINALAAFSLTRTFGLIFANKEQPMTVRSPENLWAITLPMTILAGFAIHAPVILLSLGLLPSWAEMSKDVALLLTWSSIFGLSIGWVVYISKYVQKPVRLPSKALQDLFAYDFYTPKLYKSSVVGSVDIISRVTDWFDRYFVDGLVNLVGLSSIFGGETLKYGNSGQTQFYVLTIAFGLVLLALLASWSFLSQLTIGIG; the protein is encoded by the coding sequence ATGACCCAGTTTCTTGCTGAAACCGCTTGGCTTATTCCCCTGTATCCCATATTTGGGATGCTGCTTTCCATTATTTGGTTTCCGTCGATTACTCGTCGGACGGGTCCGCGACCTGCGGGCTATGTAAATGCAATCACAACCTTCCTGGCGTTCATGCATGGCGTTCTGGCTCTGCCCGTCGTTCTGCATCAGCCGCCAATTCACCTGACCTTTCCCTGGCTTGAGGTAGCGGGACTTAACTTAACAATTCCCGTAGAGATCTCTGCGCTAACCGTTGGGGCAATGGTGCTGATTACCGGACTGAATTTCCTGGCACAAATCTACGGTGTGGGTTATTTGGAGATGGACTGGGGCTGGGCAAGATTCTACTCGATGCTTGCTCTGTTTGAAGCAGGAATGTGTGCGCTTGTCCTGTGCGACTCCCTGTTCTTCAGCTACATCATCCTGGAGATTTTGACCCTTGGCACCTATCTGCTGATTGGCTTCTGGTTTAATCAGTCTCTCGTGGTTACAGGCGCACGGGATGCCTTCCTCACCAAGCGGGTGGGCGACCTTTTCCTGCTGATGGGCGTTCTGGCAATCTTTCCGCTCGCAGGCACCTGGAACTTTAACGAGTTAGCGGTTTGGGCACAGACAGCAAACGTTGATCCGACGATCGCAACGCTGGTCGGTTTGGCACTGCTGGCGGGTCCGATGGGTAAGTGTGCCCAGTTTCCGCTGCACCTCTGGCTAGATGAGGCAATGGAAGGTCCGTTCCCCAGCACAATCCTGAGAAATTCGGTGGTGGTGGCAACGGGTGCTTGGATCATGATCAAGCTGGAGCCTGTCCTGGCACTATCTCCGGTCGTTCTGAATGCGGCAATTGCGATCGGTGCGGTTTCGGCGATCGGTGGGACGCTAATTGCGATCGGACAAATCGACATTAAGCGGTCTTTCTCCTATCTGGTGACTGCCTATATGGGCGTTGTGTTTATCGCGATCGGGGCACAGCAAACGGAAGCGGCTCTGCTAATTGTGTTTACGCACGCACTGGGTATGGCGGCGATCGTGGCAAGCTGTGGGTCGGTCGTTCTTAACAACATCACGCAGGATTTGACTCAGTTAGGCGGATTGTGGAAGAAGCGTCCGGTAACAGGACTTTCCTTTATCGCAGGGGCAACGGGTCTGGTTGCACTGCCGCCGCTGGGTGGGTTCTGGGCGATGCTGAAGCTAGTGGACGGTCTATGGCAGACGAGTTCCTGGCTGGTGGGTCTGGTGCTGGTGATCAATGCGCTGGCTGCCTTTAGTCTGACCCGTACCTTTGGCTTGATCTTTGCCAACAAGGAACAGCCGATGACGGTTCGATCGCCGGAAAATCTTTGGGCGATTACGCTGCCGATGACAATTCTGGCGGGTTTTGCGATCCACGCACCTGTGATTCTGCTGTCTTTGGGTCTGCTGCCAAGCTGGGCGGAGATGAGCAAGGACGTGGCGCTGCTGCTGACCTGGTCGAGTATTTTTGGCTTGAGTATTGGCTGGGTGGTCTATATCAGCAAGTACGTGCAAAAGCCGGTTCGTCTGCCCTCGAAGGCGCTGCAAGACCTGTTCGCCTATGACTTCTACACGCCGAAACTCTACAAGTCGAGCGTGGTGGGCAGTGTGGACATTATTTCCCGCGTTACGGACTGGTTCGATCGCTACTTCGTGGATGGATTGGTGAACCTGGTGGGTCTATCTTCTATCTTCGGCGGCGAAACCCTGAAGTACGGTAACTCCGGTCAGACGCAGTTCTATGTACTGACGATCGCCTTTGGCTTAGTTCTGCTCGCACTTTTAGCAAGCTGGTCGTTCCTATCTCAGCTAACGATCGGCATCGGGTAA